From Streptomyces sp. NBC_01460, a single genomic window includes:
- a CDS encoding TetR/AcrR family transcriptional regulator, whose product MSTPGRRVGRPRAEQRPDSGLSPREELLAAAAELFTTRGYGATTTRALAERAGMRQASMYHYVGGKEDLLCELLESTVTPSLVFARALLAREGVPAAERLWQLCRSDVTLLCGGPHNLGALYVLPEVQGEQFAGFHRVRADLKDLYAQLIAATEPGAALAKGDLALRTDLVFGLIEGVILIHRSDPDRPAAAFAEATADAALRIAGCVR is encoded by the coding sequence ATGAGCACTCCAGGACGCCGGGTCGGCCGGCCGCGTGCCGAGCAGCGGCCGGACAGCGGCCTGTCCCCGCGCGAGGAACTCCTCGCGGCGGCAGCGGAGTTGTTCACCACCCGTGGATACGGCGCGACCACCACGCGGGCGCTCGCCGAGCGCGCGGGGATGCGGCAGGCGTCGATGTACCACTACGTCGGCGGCAAGGAGGACCTCCTGTGCGAGCTCCTCGAATCGACGGTCACCCCGTCCCTGGTGTTCGCCCGCGCGCTCCTGGCCCGCGAGGGAGTCCCGGCCGCCGAGCGGCTGTGGCAGCTGTGCCGCTCCGACGTCACGCTCCTGTGCGGCGGGCCCCACAACCTCGGTGCGCTGTACGTGCTGCCCGAGGTGCAGGGCGAACAGTTCGCGGGTTTCCACCGGGTGCGGGCCGACCTCAAGGACCTGTACGCCCAGCTCATCGCCGCGACCGAACCCGGCGCGGCGCTCGCGAAGGGCGACCTGGCGCTCCGCACCGACCTGGTCTTCGGGCTGATCGAGGGGGTCATCCTGATCCACCGGTCCGACCCGGACCGGCCCGCCGCAGCCTTCGCCGAGGCCACGGCGGACGCCGCGCTGCGGATCGCCGGCTGCGTGCGCTGA